The sequence below is a genomic window from Humulus lupulus chromosome 3, drHumLupu1.1, whole genome shotgun sequence.
GGTCTGAGGTCCGAGTCCCTACATAGCAATTGCTATGGTTTCGTGATCCCCAATTATTGTAGAGTTAGGCCCCACctagttttttgaaaaaaaaaagttatactaCCTTACAGTTTCTCTTTATCTGTGGTTTTCTTCTCTTTGCTAATAGGATGCAAGCTATAATTTGCTCAAATTGTTGAGAACAAAGGCTTCTTAAGTCTCTCTCACATCTATTTTCTTTTCTCCTGTTAGGTTTAATTTGTCTTTTCATGAGTACACTGTGGATGCTGATGGCAAAGATGTTGGGACATATGAAAGCAACAGACTGTGCTTTTCTTCAATATCGAAAGAAGCTGTTTTTCTAGACAAGGAACTTGCTGCTAGTGGTTTTAGTAGAAAGGATCAGGAAGACATTGAAAAGGTATGGTGATatgtcacttttatttatttatttattttggttgtACCATTTGTGCCTTTAAAGTCTCCTTAAAATATAAATTCTTTAATTTACAGTTCATTGAAGAAGGTGTAGAGGAGAACAATAGTGACACTGATGAAGGAACTGAGGATGAGGAGTGTGTGTCTGTTATGAATGAACAAAACATCGAAGGTGTTGGTTCCTTGCACTTGCAAGATCAGGTAAAGTTACACTTGGGATGCTGGGATGATACTTGTTGCTTGTTAAAACTCATGTCAAAGTTAGACATTTGTTTGAATTATTATGAAGAAATTTGGAACTCATTTTCCAAAATTTCAGTTGAAATATAAAACAAAATGTAAGGAAATTTCCATGTTTGTATTTTCTTGATAAGAACTGGAATTTCATTAGTGAAAACGAGAATACATGTTCATCTTTGTTTAAACATTTTTTAATGGCGTTAATTTCAGTTCAGTAAATTTTCCTTGAGATGATAGtcttattttttacattttttttatattcagGGCGACCAAACGGTAGATTGTGCGGAGGCAGGGGAGCTCAAGGACAAAGAACATGATCGCCAAGCAGGTGAAAGCAGCGTACCTGAAACTGAAGATACAAATGACGATgaggtctctcttttttctctctttcttaaaTGCATAATCTGATAGATGAGTATTGATATGAGTTTATCCTGGAAATTACCTCATTTTTTAGTTTAGTTATAATTGCCTATCTATAAATTAATTTGATCATCTTTAAGAGTCTCCAGATGTCATTAAATCTACATGTTTTTGTTGACAGTAAGTGTACACTTATAATTTGGTACTTGCTGATACGTGGTGTAAATATTACACATGATGAATATGTCTTATCACCTAGGATTAGCAAACTTTTGGGACCTTTCAATATTGAAAATCACATTAAACTCTGTTATTAACTGCTTTTTGGGGATAAAAAGGAATTGAAAAGATAAGTATACATACATATAGTGTAATGAGTAAAAGCCGATATATTTTTATCTTCTGTATGTGCACTTGTGAGGTCTGGGGCCAAGCGTTGCGGTGCATGTGGTAACCCTCGGTTCAAAAGTAAAAGAGTAATGATGCGTGCACAAAATATACACTATAACATTACACATCTATATGATAAGTTTTTTCTACCAATCACATTTATTTCGGATTAGCCTCATTAAGTTAAAAGGACTTGCCACACATAAATCTGAAATGTTTTGGTGTAAATTGTGTATGCACATATCCCTACTTAAGTTCCATAACCATATTTACCGTTAACATTCGTTATGCAATACAAACCGAAAAGAaacttgaaatatttcttcatgaTTCGGAAAGCTCTTACAGTTTTCTCTGTTTTTTGATTGTTCAGGGGGACGAGTCTGCAGATGAAGACGAGGCAAAACTGGCAAGGAGCTTAAACAAGCAGAGGAAACACGCTATATCGGCAGTGCATAGGGGACGACGGAAAACTGTCTCCAGAAATTCCTACAAGGACAAGGGTGGTAAGACCACTTACAACtccaaaatccataaacaaatgTGTGTCTGGTAAGATGAGATGGCTTCTGTTTTGGCCACAAAAACATTGAGAGTTCAATTTTGACTATAAAATGAGAAAAGCTTCTCATGTAGAAGATAGAATCAACTGTTTTTGTTTCTATAGATGTGTGCTTTTGAAACAAGCTCAAATTTGACAAAGGTGATAAATTGTTTTACTGACCATTATGTAAGAAgctattaatataaaaatatacaattatataatGTTGATTAGAAACCAATGAAGCAGCTGATAACCATTGGCGCAGACAACATTTTTGGCTGTATTAATCATATTAAGAAAAGTATGATTAGTTAATATTTATTGTATATGGATATTAAAATAAGGGTAACTTGACCATATTATATAATTCCAGCAGAACATGACCAAAACCAAGCTTATGGTTTATTTTGCTTACTTTTGTGAAATAAAATGGTAAGTTGGAATTTTTTTAATTAGAGGGTCAAAATTTGTATTTAGTAAAATAGGGTGAGAATAATGAAATATCATAATGTGTATTTTGTTGtttatttaaattgagtaaaaaatgaaacaaaattacttgaaaatttaatttattaaggtaAATTAtctttctatttttaatttttaaaaaataaataagtcgtgtgaataaagaaataaatattctcattttattattattattattattttatgtgaCTACTAATTTCtatcatttataattttaataaatatataaataagaatCATTACTATAGAAATAATTTTCATTTACCCCTAACTGAAGATGACATAACTAGTTAGCTTACTAActtaactattaagaatattgACAAAAGACTGAACCCACCACTACACTGCTGCAaagatttatataaatatatatatatatttatatgttcaaTAAAGAATAGAATTTCCTATAAGGATTTGAATCTTTACCCTTCTAAATTATAATTTATGCTACTAATTATAAAGCCAAGCAAGAGCCCCATCACTTGTTATCGTAATCAAACATGTGGCATGTATAAAAAATTCAAATGAATAAAAATTTCATGCAAAAGCAAAGTGTAGTTATCATATTCATGGACCcttaatttgttttttatttttttaaaaaaataaaagataaataaGAATAATTAAACATGCAAAGATTTTAATAAGTATTTtggcaaaatacatatttcttaaagtcattttgcaatttaatataattttaataattatttatagaatAATCTCTTATAATTTAGATAGATAATTACAACTGaacaaattttaaacaaaaattattttacaaaaaataataaaaaataagtcCAGACTATAAAATCacttgaaaaaaatattttttccaaTTTCTCAAAGAACAATAACGTGTTGAAATAAACAATGATATCATGTTTGAAATTTGGACAAGTGAGGGTTGAGAAAAAGAAGTTGAAAGCAAAAAAAGACGTTGAAGGCGGCGTAAGAAAAGCTTCTTTATCTTTTCTTTGCCTCTTCTCTTCTTTCCACCCAACTTCCgcaacacctttttctctttttcaattcttttctttctcttttaagGGTCCCACAAAAAGTACTTTTTTGAGCCTCActttctcctctctctctctctcttttattTCTCACTTCCTCAATTGACATCCTCTTCATCCTTGGCCATTACATCTAATCTTTTCTCTTGGTGGTCATCATTCATCTGCTGACATGTCTGCCACGTGGCACAACCCCATTACCTTTCTTCTTCTGATCCCTCCAATTAAACAAATTAGAGATCAACAACGTTCaacccaaaaaagaaaaagataaaagacaaaagaaaaagttACTTTGGGAAAAAGAGAGATGGAAAAAGGGTTGTTtgtgttgtgtttttttttcttttctttttgaataTGAATAATTAATTGTGGTACTTTTTATGCTTCACGTTGATGgtgctttatttatttttttgctttGGGATATATATGACTTTTCTTAAGTACTTTTGTTAAGTGTTGTTTGTGAGTTTTGTCGTTGAAACAAAAAGGAGATTGAATCATTCATTATTGTTTCCTATAATTCTAGTTTGGTTTGGGTTTTGTTCTTTTGGTTATGGGTTTTTGGAGATGTTGTTTTGAGTTTGGTGAGGAAAATTTGGTCAGTCATGTCTCAGAttaaaaatattagtgaaaatTGCATTGGTACGGATCAGGGTATCAAGCTCTTCGGCAGAACAATTCCATTGCGTCACACTCAAATTCCAACCAAATCTCAAATCAAGGTATTCCCTTTtcatatcatataattgtatatttatttatttttatgttttcacATGTCAATATATTAATTTTCTGAGCTCTCAACTTTCTGGGTTGTTTTAATTTTAATCGATAGAACAAACCAATTTTTGTTATGAATAATATAGTTTTGGATGATGGATAACTTTTTAGGTTGTTTAAGAACAAAACTTTagacaaaaattcaaattttttagTTCAAGAAAATATGGATCCCTAATTGTTATTTCAACTATTTGATGGTAATATTTTATAGAGAAAACATGATAATTATTTCCAGCTCATTTCAGAATTTTTAATTGAATTTCAGGATTGTGATAGTGACATAACAAAATCAGAGAAAGATAGCCCTGTCAAAGCCAATTCAAAAGAAAATtcagaagaaaaagaagagaaagagttTAAGAAACCAGACAAGATCATTCCATGTCCAAGATGCAAGAGTATGGAGACAAAATTCTGTTACTTCAACAACTACAATGTCAACCAACCAAGGCATTTCTGCAAGAACTGCCAGAGATATTGGACAGCTG
It includes:
- the LOC133824758 gene encoding uncharacterized protein LOC133824758 isoform X2 — encoded protein: MTLQNTLVNRGVFASVGRQIGVGKESDIFEVATEDGTVLAMKLHRLGRVSFRAVKSKRDYLKHRSNFNWLYLSRLAALKEFAFMKALGEHGFPVPNAVDCNRHCVIMSLVQGYPLVQVKELQNPEPVFETIVGLIVRLAEHGLIHCDFNEFNLMIDDDEKITMIDFPQMVSVSHRNAQMYFDRDVECVFKFFRKRFNLSFHEYTVDADGKDVGTYESNRLCFSSISKEAVFLDKELAASGFSRKDQEDIEKFIEEGVEENNSDTDEGTEDEECVSVMNEQNIEGVGSLHLQDQGDQTVDCAEAGELKDKEHDRQAGESSVPETEDTNDDEGDESADEDEAKLARSLNKQRKHAISAVHRGRRKTVSRNSYKDKGGKTTYNSKIHKQMCVW